The DNA window GATGCATCGGTAGATTCGGTCGACTGTTTGCGTACCAAGCAAATCAGCAAGGTCTTTGGGTTGTAGCTCGGGCAGGTCAACGGATGGCTCGAGAATGACGATATGGTTTTCCCCAACGAAGCCACCGTGGACTAGGAAAAAGGGTGGCTGGACAGATGCCACGACGAGCCGTCGCGGTTGGTCGTTCGAAGTTACACGCTGCATGACGACACAGCTCTGACGTATGACCGCAGGGTGAAGTTTGTCTCCCAAGTCGACAAAGTTGTGACCGTCCACCTTGCGCTCAGGGTCAAAGGTCAGATCGCCACCCGGGGAAATGTCGCGCGACCAGATAAGTGGGACCGCCGTCTTCGTCTTGGCCTCGAGCACGTCCCGCAACGTGTTGTACCTGGGGCGCTTGTCACGGTTCCAGACGTATGCGCCGATGCGAATCCTGTAGCCATAGTCGGCGAGCCTGAACTCGCTAGCCGCAGCTCTCTTCAAGAGCTCAACATCGGCCACTGCTCGAGGTATCGGCCACACTGAACCGCCATTGGGCAGAACAGATGTCCCGACCGGGGTGTACTTGCCTTCTACTGAAACCACTGAGACTTTGGCCTGCGCCACGGTCCTGTTGTCTGGCGCTCGGCGACGCAGCACGGTCAGAGCGGTTTCTTGCTCTACGTCGATGAAGACGCCCTTGCGCTCACTGACCATGCCGATGTGCTTGACATCTGTATTGCGGATAAGAAAGCTACGCAGGCCGCTGAAGTATCGGCCGGACAGGAAACTGGTCGGGGTCACGAGCGCAACCACGCCACCTCGGCGGACCAGCCGCACACAATGGAAGATGAAGATGCTGTAGAGGTTCGGCTGAGCTTCGGCGACCTGCGCGAAAGTAGGGTCAAGCGATGCGACCTCTTCGGCCGCAAGCTTACGGTAGGGCGGGTTGCAGACGACGACATCTCGACGTCCTAGTCTGTCGCCGTGGCTTTTTAACGAGTCGGCTGCCTCGACGGTGAACGTTGGTATATAGCCGGAATCTTCGATGTCCTTGTGCAGCGCCATGTATAGGACAGCTTGCACAGTGTTGCGTCCTTGTCCATCCCAAATAGGTGCCGCTCGATGTGCTTAAGCCTTGCTCTGGGTGCGAGTCCCCGAGCCTCTAGCTCTTCTCTCATGCGGAAGGCGATGGGCGCCAGAAACGCTGCGCCTCCGCAGGCTGGGTCCAAGAAGCTGTGCTTGCCGAAATCGACCCCGTGCGACGTCCCCCCGCACTTGAGTAGCAGGCAGCTTTGGAGTCCAATCCCGAACGAGAAGGAGATTGGACGTGAAGAAGCGTTTCAGCGAAGAACAGATCATCGGCTTCCTGC is part of the Halotalea alkalilenta genome and encodes:
- a CDS encoding Eco57I restriction-modification methylase domain-containing protein, yielding MALHKDIEDSGYIPTFTVEAADSLKSHGDRLGRRDVVVCNPPYRKLAAEEVASLDPTFAQVAEAQPNLYSIFIFHCVRLVRRGGVVALVTPTSFLSGRYFSGLRSFLIRNTDVKHIGMVSERKGVFIDVEQETALTVLRRRAPDNRTVAQAKVSVVSVEGKYTPVGTSVLPNGGSVWPIPRAVADVELLKRAAASEFRLADYGYRIRIGAYVWNRDKRPRYNTLRDVLEAKTKTAVPLIWSRDISPGGDLTFDPERKVDGHNFVDLGDKLHPAVIRQSCVVMQRVTSNDQPRRLVVASVQPPFFLVHGGFVGENHIVILEPSVDLPELQPKDLADLLGTQTVDRIYRCISGATNVSSFELSQLALPDPATLKKYRSHGSSMEQAVNRSYGFDLSGVVK